TGGGTCGATTGATGTTGTAGAATTCAAGGAAGAGAAGAAGGTGGAGGCAAAAACTACAGAGGGCAATGTACCTTATTTTATTCACTATGTTTATGCTCCTCAGTTGTTTAGTGATGAAAATCCCAATGCATGTTTCATAATGTAGAAgataaatattttgtaaatttatttaaattattaattttccatGCGGTCAGAGAAATTGTTGCATGAAACTGATGTATATATATTAGTAGATTTATTAAAATCATTATTATAGTGAAATGCAAGACTCAccctaataaaaaaaaagttaatttattATTTGACGTCAAAGCTTTAATTGATATTATGATTTGACActttattttataaattgaaCAATTTAATCCATTATTTAAACTTTCATCAAAATTAAAGGTGTTTTCATTTAATATTATCATTAGTTTAAGTAAAAACATAAATATATCATTTACTCAATTAAGAgaaatttattatttagttattaaattttaacttgattcatgtattttaaaaattgaacaaTTTAGTTCCTATATTTGATAATtgcttaaattattaaattttttttcttttcttattaattttgttcttattaatttttttttgaattctttttataaaatagaaagaattaatttatttaagGAAAACATAAATAAAGGACTAAatcgtttaatttttaaaatatagtaaTCAAACCATAATATCGATCTTTTTCAAACTCCATTGGTCAAAtagtaaatttcttttaattgaaTAAATGATATATTTATCTTTTCACTTAAATGGTAATATTTGTAAAAAGGAACTCTGATTTTAACAAAAACATAAGTGAGAGACTAAATCATTTAATTATCAAAATACAATGACCAAATTATAATGTTTGtaaaaattcaagaactaaataataaatttcccataaaaaatgcagtttttttttattcatttgcaTAGCCACGGTGGTCAATAACTTATAAAGCTCAGGCATATAATTTTCTAAATCAttcatgaaatttaattttgggcaCAATATATGAATTCGGCATCTCATATGAGCATGATCTGTTCTGAACTTGCAAGACTCATCATCGATCAGGATTGATCCTATCAGTTTGCAATGGAATacttcaattatttatttatttttaacctaaaatgaaaaattaagttaACGAAGGGTGGTGCCACCACCGTTGAAATTTGAAATATGAAATCTGAAATATGGGGTTGTAAATTTTCAAATGAAAAAGAGATAAAAAGGTAACGGAGATAAATTCTCCAGTCACCCATTATCATTTGAATGAAAATAAGTCTCCTTACACGAGAGGATATACAACTAAGCATACTGTTCCTATCAAATACATTCACAAATTACTAAATTAATCTTTAAGTTTTCTTCTATTTTctaaataattcatattataaaataattggtttcttcaaaaactcaagataattatgaaaaactacaaaattattttgaaaaactaaaatttatttatcTTATCCATATTCCATGTCAAATCTCAGTTCTCTAATTGTGCAAAATAGAGTAAAATCAAgaattcaaagaaaatttagcTAAAAGCTAGCTAAACTAACCAGAATTTCTAAGATATGGACATAGATGGAATGGCGGACCTAGCTATGAATAGGGAGTAGGCCTGACCACCGGTTTGGTATGAACCGATTCTGGCCACAAAAGATAGTTATTAACTAGAACTGGAACAATAAGCCACGACTCCAGCTAGTTTCAGTTCCTAGTCATTTTCTGTCAAACTCAATACCAGTTCCGATTCTTATTTTTGAAGGTTCTAGTTCTGCTTTGAATGTCCATATGGCAACCTCTAATGGATACATCACATCGGCCAGAGTGATGAGCATTGGACTCATCATATCAGCAAACATCAACTTGCCTTCATATCTTCACCAACTATAGGACATGCAACTCGAAATATAGGTATATTAAAAGATGTAACATTATATGCTCCCTTTTCATAAGAAAGGCACATTCAAACAAAGTGCATAGcgcatttggtaaattaaaatgttGCTCATGCATTTAGCTCAAAACAAAACATTTACTACATTACATCATATCAGTTATTGGTATGCTCCAGTATGTATTATTTATACCAAAGATGATTGCAAAAGAGGGGGATCTGCGGTGATCTACAATGCAGACTGGAAAATCATCTCTGCAAGTTCCTGTAACATCAAACACATATCCCATATTAGATTCTATCCACAATCTAACAATCTAAAACGTTAAGGACCTAAATGTAACTAATTGAACAATTTAATTCTCCAGAATTAGATGAAATGGTTTGCCATAGCCAACGGTAAGATCTCTTACAAGTTACAATATTTCAAAGGAACAAGGGCTGCAAATCAAAATGAAAGGGCAAATGAAAACATCTGAATAAATGATTTTCCACACAATGCAAGTTCATCATGTTCAACACCTAGTTCTAAAAAGAAAACACTGGCTGATTTCTCACTTCTAACTTTATGGACTGAGATGAGAAGTTCATTCCAGTCTTAAAACACTTTTCCTATCTAGTTCTCCAGGTCAATAAAAACAATAAGAGATCATTTCATAGTGTTTGCATTTAATAAGAGGGTAAGGTGGTGATGGATATTTTGAGTTTACTGAAGCAGTTGTTGCTAGTTGCTGCAAGCACAAATCAGGTTAATTATTGAATTACCTGCTTAGCCGATGCAACCTTTGGTTCACCCCATTCAAAGGCCTTCTTCTCAAGCATTTCAAAATCAACCTTACCAGCCTGTTGGAAGATACATTAATTTTCAATTAGCAGGAAAAAGAAACCAAAACTAAGTCAAAAAAGGTATTAAATTGAGGCATGTTACCTCTATTTGTCTGCCAATTTCTGAGTCAAAACTCTCATAGCGCTTGCTAACAAGCTCAGCCAAAGAACCATCCTTCATTTCACAGCGAGAGGACTCAATTAGTATCAAAATCAGGATAAAGGAAAGATCTTCAATAAGAATTCAGGGAAAGGACATCGAAAACTGAAAAGCTTACCTCAATCAACTTAGCTGCATTTCGTAGTCCCCGAGCCAATGTATCCATTCCACCAATATGAGCAATGAACAGGTCCTCCACATCTGTACTCTCTCTTCGCCTAATTATCATCAACTCGAAAGTGATTATTTTTTTGGTAACAACTCAAAAGTAATTATTAAGATCAAATATACAGAATATAGAAGTCCATGATAAAATGTTGCATGCATGTGTAAAAAAGAAGGAAATCCAGAAACTAAGAAACTGACAATTTCGCATCGAAATTGAATCCTCCTGGTGCCAATCCTCCCTGTGTCCAACACAAAATGAAACCATACAATCTCATCCCATCTGAAATGGCAAGGTCTTGAATTTTCACAATCAAATTAAAGTGACATAGCCTTTACTTACATTTTTTATCACACTAAGCATAACCATAGTTGCCTCTGCAATATCCGTCATGAATTGATCTGTATCCCACCCTGCATTCAAATCACAAATGATTTCAGTTCTTTTTCAATAATAAAGGTGTAAATTTTAAAAAGTGGAAAAGGTTTCTAATTCTTTTACCAATCTGAGGGTCACCAGTATTAGCATCAATATTTCCCAGTAAACCATTGATTCTTGCAGTTTCAAGCTCATGATGACAGCTGTGAAATGTATTAAGTATTACAGGTTGGCCAATTTTCACACATCCATATGTCAACTGGCAATAATCTCAAGTACCAAGGAGGCATAAACCAAAATACATCTTATGTACCTGTGACCAGAAAGAGTGGCATGGTTGCACTCAATATTGAGCTTGAATTCTCCTACAAAAGGAAAGAAGGGCAATGAGTTTAACTATCAGCCATCAGATCAGACTCACTAAATAGAAAGCACTGTCAAGTAACAGACTTAAAACTCCTCTAAAATGGAGAACAGTGAAATCCATCTTCGAAGTTGATGATTAAAGATTATAGAGCATCGAGCTAATTTGGAGTGCCAAAGTAAGAGTTTTAAACTGCCCAGGCACCATGCAAAATAGAAAGGTGCTGTTACTTAAAATATCTACAAGCCCAGGGTTATGCTTATATTTTTCCAATGAAGCCTCCCCATGGAGAAATTTTATGAAGCCAGGGGGCTTCTTTTAGGAAAAACCACGTGTGAAGATTTTAATGAGATCCCATGCAACATCATTGAGTTTCCTTTACTTGATCGAACAACTCAAATTTCAGGTATTTCAACGACATCAAATGATCTTTCAAATTGGTCAAGACTCTCCAATTTATGGCCACTGCTCTATGGTACTAGTTGTTGCTTTATTGAATTTGCTTCATTAATAGGCTCACGATTCAACTTTGATCGTTATGGGCTAGTACCAAGATCTAGTCCTACACAAGTGGACCTGATTTTAACAGCTGGCACCGTAACCATGAACATGGCTCCTTCTTTTCTgatgaaattatttattattcattaatttcaactcacaatttcaTTAATAAGAGGAATCCCATAGTATCAATGTATAAAAAATAAAGTGAGCATGAACGAACTCCAATAAAAGAGGCATTTTTCcaatatttaatttttagaaaaggaaaaaaagatcACATTGTACATTACACAACCTTCCCAATAACATATGCATATCAAGGCTGATAACCAAAACCATGACTGGAAGCACTAAAAAAGCCTGCATAGGCTATGAGATCAATACTATATCATATGTCAAACTCAAATTGACTAGGTTCTTCACTAACTCCCATGTTCACAGTTGACCTAAGACTTTCGGTTCAATAGGATTTCAGAAACTACAGCTCTCCAGGAAATTTTTCACGAAGGGGATCAATAAAAAAACGGAACTTTAAAATAGTAAGGGGTCCTCCATGAAATTATGCGCATAGATACaataaatttttagaaaaataacataaaatcatAACAGTAAATTGATTATGAAAAACCACTCTCTCATTAAAGTAATAGAAGATGGAGAagcaaagcaaaaaaattaactaAAGCATGGAGAAGGTACAGTATAAAAAATAatctaatttataattaaaaggcACACTTAGAAGTGTTGAGTGATGATATATAAAAAGGACAGCCAGGTTTCCTATGTAAGGGACTCAACCAATTTTAAGCTGTCCcaaataaagaatttaattaaattaactcAAACAAATTCATTCTAATACAGACTATACAGCTATCCAATATTTATTTCTTGGTACATCAcaatggagaaaaattctaatacTTGCATTACAgtaaaaacacacacacacacatgcaaAGCACACATATTATGTTATCACATATTAATGATTAAAACTAGCATCAATAATTTGTCCAATTATGAACATAACATTTAAATAtctaattaaattcaaataatcCCAGGCTCGTGTGAACAAAATTTTGAGAAGTTATCAGTAATTTAACATTATAACTATCAACAGACAATTTTGCAATGATACCAAAATTTCATAGTAAAATTCTAACTAGCAAATGATGCACATTTGCTTATCTGGGCATGCACATGTGTGCATAAGCATGTGTTGACAtgttaaatttcatacatacaacgGTGTGCTTAAATGTCAATAAAGCCCAAAAAGATTAGGAATGAAGTTCGAATGAGCACCTGTAAGTCCATATTTTCGCAGGAAATTAGCTGCTGTTGCAGCATCCCAATCATACCTTACAAAAACACAACATATATAAACATAAAGCCAAAGGGTAAAAAAAGATAAATACGACAACAAAACAAGAACTAAGCCTTAATCCCCAAGTAGTTGAGGGAAAAATGAAGCATACTGATGTTTGGTAGGTTCTTGTGGCTTGGGCTCAATTAGCAGAGTTCCTGAAAATCAAAAAGCAAAAAAATAAGTTCGATTTCTAGAAAtgtgtaaagaaaaaaaaaatgttcagTAATTGAATGCAAGAAcagttaacaagaaagaaagaagagaatcAGAAAACGAATTACTCATATGTTATACCCCAACTGAAAGAAAAATTGTATCACACCCTATTAAAGATTTgagttttttttaagaaaaattcacATCACTCAAGTGAGAGGCACAGGCAATGAAATGACATAGTATACCATTGAATCCAATCTTCTTCTTGTAGGCAGCAGCTCCTTCCATAAACCTTGCCTGTGGGAACCGAActgatcagttaaaaactagagaTGCTTgaccaacaaaaaaaaaagaggagggaTGCTTCAAAAGTTAATTTTTGGAAAGAAGATAAATTCACATTATGAGATATTTGAAAGCATACACCCAAACATTTGGTAAAGAGGAGAATAATACCAAATGATCAAGTTCCCTTTCCATATCTGTGTTCAAGAGAGACTGATACCCCTCACGTCCACCCCAGAAGACATAATTTTCTCCACCTAAGTAGTGGGTGACCTGTTGAGAAATGTTAATTGCGACACACTTGGCATCTATAAGAAAAGCAGTATTGCAGAGGCCAGATATATTCACACAACTATACAATCTTCAGATTACACACCTCCATTGCTTTCTTAACTTGAGCTGCAGCATAAGCATATACACCTACATCAGAGCTGCAAAGGGAGTAAGGGACCCAATCTCAAGTCAACAAATATGCAATCTAAATACCATCACCAGCTCAGCATACAACCAATTATCAGTGCACAGTACCTAGTAGCAGCACCATGCATGTAACGAGGATGGAAAAACAACTGAGCTGTGCCCCACAAAGGATGGATCTTGGTTCCCTGCATGGTCGCATGATAGAATTATTTAAAAAGGAACAGGACTTCATACTGAAAAAAGAAGCACAATCAagcatttaatataaaaattacaaaataaaaatcATGCTTGGTACACTCATGAGATGAGTAGTGACAAGAAAAATAAGTATGTCATGCACATTGATATCTAAAAGGAATAACCACATAATAGTTAATGACGGTAAAGTCCAACATTGTTGCATGGCATGCCCAACACACAAGTAAAAATGAAACACCATTTTCAGATAACCTACAAGTTAAGGCTTTTCCCAAGCAGTGGATGGGGAGACTTCGATCCAGGATTATATTACAATAATACAATGCATTCAAAAATATATAAGGTATTTCACAATAATAAACCAAGATGCTACATACATAATGAATTAAAAAAGGTACATGTGAAATGTAACCAGAATATCAGGCAATTAACAGGAAAAGTAATAACACCAAGGCCCATGGAAGCAAGACATGGTACATGGAGATTAATAGGCCCAGTCTTGAGTCCACTTCATGACCTATCATTCATGTAAAATTACCTGAAGCTCTTTGGCAAGGGCCACCACTTCATCCAAGTTCGCATTAGTTTCCTGCAACACAAACAAATAGCCCAGATTAACTAGTTTCACTAGGCAGACCTAGGATCAACGAAAATATGGTTTGCCTAGATTTTAAAAGAGTACAAATTTCACTTCCCAAAGTTTCAAATGCATAAGCATGTAAACCATTCTTCCCTACCTCTGAAGTTACTGTAAATTGACTCACTAACCTCAAGAGCTTTTCCCTCAGGGGCTATATCCCTATCATGGAAACACCACTTATCTACTCCAAGCTTGTCCAGGAACTCAAAATTGGCCCTCACTAAATTAtgtaacaaaataaataaataaatcagcaTAATTTACATACAAACACCATATAAAGAAGAGAGTTTAATATATATCAATCTCACTTCTTCTTTTGGCCATGGCCAATGAATTGGTACCATCTTCCCAAGGCCAATATTTAGTTGGTGCACCAAATGGGTCACCTCCGGTGCCACGGAATGTATGCCAAAATGCAACACTAAATCTCATCCAGTCCTGTGgccaaaaataattttagaaatcATCAAGTAATTGATGCAATAACAAATTAAGAATGAAATACGACCTTCATTTTCTTCCCAAGAATCTCTTCTTCTGCATTATACCATTTGTATGCAAGTGGATTCTTGCTCAAAGGTCCCTACAAATGACAATGCAAACATGTATTTTTTAACTGGCATAGTGATGTGGAACGCAATAAAACACTCTAAAGGGAATGAGAAAGAATTCccaattttctattaattctcAAAAATTTAATTGTCAATTCATCAACAACAAAAATCTACTAAAATACATAGAGGACATAGGTATTTATAGTAGAATTATTAATCCTACCAGTATCAATAACATGTTTCAATCACTTGTATTTTATAGTAAACGATTTCAACTTGTGATCTTTGAATTTCAACCCACATAATCTCACTGAAAACACAATTCAAAGCTCTTACCAGCCTTCAATGTTTGTTTCTGCCAAAAACAGatgtcaaaatcaaaaacaacgtCAAAATTAGCAGAGAAGAGTTCTACAAAAAAAATTTTGAGATGGCAAGGGCTGACACGGCACTTGGGTGTCAAACAATGTTGTTGGGTGATGGTGTGATTGGATACTGACATGAAGGCGACATAGCACTAAATCAGATG
This region of Hevea brasiliensis isolate MT/VB/25A 57/8 unplaced genomic scaffold, ASM3005281v1 Scaf3, whole genome shotgun sequence genomic DNA includes:
- the LOC110660670 gene encoding xylose isomerase isoform X2, with the protein product MGKIKGGKILLFLLCLNIVTFGVIADGPPTCPADLGGECNNSGEWKGEFFPGIPKIKYEGPLSKNPLAYKWYNAEEEILGKKMKDWMRFSVAFWHTFRGTGGDPFGAPTKYWPWEDGTNSLAMAKRRMRANFEFLDKLGVDKWCFHDRDIAPEGKALEETNANLDEVVALAKELQGTKIHPLWGTAQLFFHPRYMHGAATSSDVGVYAYAAAQVKKAMEVTHYLGGENYVFWGGREGYQSLLNTDMERELDHLARFMEGAAAYKKKIGFNGTLLIEPKPQEPTKHQYDWDAATAANFLRKYGLTGEFKLNIECNHATLSGHSCHHELETARINGLLGNIDANTGDPQIGWDTDQFMTDIAEATMVMLSVIKNGGLAPGGFNFDAKLRRESTDVEDLFIAHIGGMDTLARGLRNAAKLIEDGSLAELVSKRYESFDSEIGRQIEAGKVDFEMLEKKAFEWGEPKVASAKQELAEMIFQSAL
- the LOC110660670 gene encoding xylose isomerase isoform X1, producing the protein MNFGRERNQLEKMGKIKGGKILLFLLCLNIVTFGVIADGPPTCPADLGGECNNSGEWKGEFFPGIPKIKYEGPLSKNPLAYKWYNAEEEILGKKMKDWMRFSVAFWHTFRGTGGDPFGAPTKYWPWEDGTNSLAMAKRRMRANFEFLDKLGVDKWCFHDRDIAPEGKALEETNANLDEVVALAKELQGTKIHPLWGTAQLFFHPRYMHGAATSSDVGVYAYAAAQVKKAMEVTHYLGGENYVFWGGREGYQSLLNTDMERELDHLARFMEGAAAYKKKIGFNGTLLIEPKPQEPTKHQYDWDAATAANFLRKYGLTGEFKLNIECNHATLSGHSCHHELETARINGLLGNIDANTGDPQIGWDTDQFMTDIAEATMVMLSVIKNGGLAPGGFNFDAKLRRESTDVEDLFIAHIGGMDTLARGLRNAAKLIEDGSLAELVSKRYESFDSEIGRQIEAGKVDFEMLEKKAFEWGEPKVASAKQELAEMIFQSAL